The nucleotide window TCTGCTGACCCTCCAGCCCAGGCACGGCGGGCCCCTCCCGCTCGGCACACCTGGGGCTCCTGTggcctctgctgaagctgccgggaTGCAGAGGAGGTGAAGCCTCCTCTAGGCCTTGAGGGGAGGGGCTTCTGGGCTGGAGAGGGGCCTCCCAGGGGCtgtgcccagcccctgcccaccgaGAGGCCCAGAGCCAACCCGGGGCCACTGGTGAAAGTGACAGACACACACCATGGGGCTGCGTCTGCTCTTCAGGGGTGTGTGCCCACCCGCCGCCCGCTCGCGGGGCCCCTGGCAGCACAGGCGGGCAGGCGGTGCTCTCCTGAACGGCAGCGCACGCACCTATGTACCGGGTGGCCGCGTCCCCGGTGCCCCCGTAGGCGACCTTCTGGCCCTCCATCAGGCCCATCACCCTCTGGAAGTGCAGGGAGTTGATGATTCTCCCGTAGTCGCGGGACTTCTTGGCATCCTCCCCGTAGAACTCCTGTGGAGGAGAGCCTccaggtgaggatgtggaacctCATCGCGGCCACAGGCTGTGAGGTCACTGGTGACCCCAACCTGGGAGCACACGTGGGCACCGCCTGGTGGATGGCACAGCGACAGTCGATGGCACAGCGACACCGAGAACCACGGAGCTGCCACACCCTGGGGGCCCCATGACTTCCCTGGCACATGAAGTGCTGCAAGACAGCTCTGTTGTTTGAAAGAGATACACGCACAGCGTCTGGACATCACACTGGGACCAAACGCGTGCGTCTACAGCAAGGAGAATGGAGGGAACACACCAAGTCAGCAGCGACTGGCTTTAGGTGGTGGGATTCTGGGTGGAgctttttccccttctttatgCTTTTTAATCTTTTCCAAATTATCGACAGTGAGTGTGGATTATTTTcatgatcagaaaaaaataatccagtCTTTTCTCAAGTCCACGTCCATCTCACCACCTGGCAGCCTGTCACCCACCCACGGGGCCAACACTCACTTTCAGGGACTTTGTGAGCTTCTCCACGATTTGGTTCTGGATGGAGGGGTCACACAGGATGTAATCGGGGGCCACGCAGACCTGGCCGCTGTTCATGAACTTCCCCCAGGCAATGCGTCTGTGAAAACCCCAGGTTAGATGACGTATCGCCAGCCCGGGGGGCTCCCCGGGAACAGGCCTCTGGCTCAGTTAGCCCAGGGTCAGGGCACGCGGGGCTGAGCTGTGAGCTGTCCGCCAGGGGGGCCCCTTAGCACCCCACTGGCTTCTAGATCCCATGACCCTGGACGTGCTCACAGGGCCTGCAGTGACCTCATCACTGACTGGCGGGGGGTGTCTGGGGTGGGCGGCCTTTATCGCCTTCTTTTCACAGCCTTGAGCCCTGCACGGCCAGATGTCACTGTGCTCAGGGTCCCACACCCCAGAAGGCTACGTGTGCGGGACACGAGGGTGGGCAGGGCTCTGGCTGGACCCCTCCTCTGCGGGAAGCTCTTCCCGCACCTCTTCTGCGAGCGTGGtacctccacccccagctccgGCCAGGACCGCAGGcgccctgagggcagggaccgcGTCAGCGTCACTCAGAGTGAACTGCCGGCCGCCTGCCTGGGGGGCAGCTAAGCCgagccccccccccacctgcaGGCGACGTCCAGGTCGCAGCCCTTGTCCACGTAGCAGGGGTTTTTGCCCCCCAGCCCCAGCGTGACGGGGGTCAGGTGCTTGGCCGCGGCCGTCATGACGATCTTGCCCACCCCGGTGCTCCCGGTGTACAGGATGTGGTCGAATCTCTCCTTGAGCACCTCCGTGGTTTCGGGGACACCCCCACTGATCACCGGGTACAGATCCTTCCGAGAGAGGACAGAAGCGAAGCTCAGAAAGGaccacagccccctccccacgTGGCCGGGCAGTCACCACCAAGTGGACCCCCTCTCCCGGCTCAGGGGCTCCAGTCACCCCAATGGGAGTGGCCAGCTGTCCTCACCCCACCCGTGGCTTGGGCCCTGGCTGCAAGAATTCACTATTTCTCAACCCCTAAAGACACGGCCCCGCCCCAGTTCTCCGTGTGCCCTGGAGAGTCTGTCACCTTGTCCAGGTACTGGGGGAGGATGGTGGCCAGCAGGCTCGCTGTGTTCTCACTCAACTCCGACGGCTTGAGGACCACCGCGTTCCCTGCAGAGCACACGGAATCAGGGCCACGCTGGGGCCACCCCCCTGCTCTGCCCTCCCAGGGACCAAGGGCGCATGGTGGGCGGTGAGGCTGTGTGGACATCTGAGCCTGGCTGGGCCTGGGCACCGGGAAGCCTGGTCCCCGCAGCCTCCTGTGAGAGCCGGACCCTCCAATGGCTCCCTGACCCCAGGCCACCTCTTCGCACAGGCCtgagccccccaccccaggccctcctCTGCAGTGGAGAAGAGGGATCCCTCCTGGCTCCCCGACCCAGAACGGGGCCCACGGTACCTGCAGCAATGGCGCCCACCATGGGCTGGATGGTGAGGCTGAAGGGGTAGTTCCAGGTGCCGATGATGAGGACCACACCCAGGGGCTCTGAGTGGATGTAGGACTCATCCTGCTGGGTCTGGGGGGTCTTCTCCACGGGCTCGTCCGCAGCCCACTCAGGGAGTTTCTTGATCGTGTAGTCGATCTCCTCCAGGACGTACACGATCTCCTCGTAGTAGGCGGTCCATTCATTCTACAGCGAGAGGGCTCCGTGAGGCTCGCCGGCCCCAGGGTGAGGGCCACGCAGCGGGGCTCCGAGCAGAGGCCCCAGGGCTGGCGGTGGTCCTGGCTCGCTGCTTCCCAGCTTTGTGACCCTGAATGACCTTCCTGACCCCAGTCTCccaatctgcaaaatgggaacatGACTGGACCTCATGCTCCAGGTGGGCCCATTGCACACAGCCTGGCTTGTTCTGCTGCCCACGTGAAGTGGGCCATTCACcgtgggctccccagcccagcgGGCCAAGCAAGAAGGCACAAGGGGGCGGAGCTGAGGATTAGCCTTTGGGTGGTGGGTCTGTGAGGGCCCCTATCTGCCAGTTCAGGGGGCCCAGACAGGTTGGACACATCAAGTATGAGGTGTCCGAGGGCACCTCAGACCTGAGTAGTGATTTGAGGGTCACTAGTGAGTCGAGGGGAACTGAACCGAGGGGTGTCCGGGAAGGCTTAAAAATGAAAACGAGACTTGAAGCCAGGACGGAGCCCTAAGAACACCACCCTGATGAAGTGGCTTCAGGAAAGAGGCCACCAAAGAGAGTCAGGAGAAAATCCAGGAGACCCTCAGCCAGCGGAGGAAGCCAGTGTGGGGGGCTCCCGAGAGAGGGGTGCAAAGTCGGATACACAGCCTTCTGTGAACTTTGGCTGTGCAGAGCAAGACAGAAGTCGTGAGGTCAGCACTGGGTGTTCTTGCCTTTGTTTTTTGCTGTAAAATGAGAAATcttgagagattaaaaaaaaaaaaaatacagcggCAAAAAGCCAGGAAACGGTAGGGGGATGGGCTCCAAGGCCAGGCGGACGGAAGGGTGGAAGCAGGCCCAAGTGACTTGGGGGCAGCgagggggaggggctgagaaTTCGGGGGGGTCTGATTTTGCCCAGGgggaggagaggatggggagggagggaggacgccCAGCAGAGCAGGCTGCCCTCCGCGCAGCCAGGCTGGGCTGTTCCCTGGTGTGGGGAACCCGGTCGGCACGGGGCTGAGAGCTGAAGGAAAGAGGAGGCCGGAAAGGGGTGGCCTCGTGTGCTGGGCTGGGTGGAGAAGGGCGTGAAGCCAGGAGGGGGGATGGCGGACCGGGCGCATGGGACCTGGGACGCCTCAGGACGCAAGGAGAAGCCGGCGCGCCCCATCTCAGCGGCTGAGCTTTCCCCTCCGTAAAAGGGTCCTGAGGCGCCCGGAGTGTTTTGGGGGCTAAGTGTAAAGAGCCGGGCGCAGAGCCTGGCCCGCGGCCGGTCGGGGCGCACCTTGCGGAGGTCAGCGGCCAGCGCGCCCACAAGGTCCTTCTCGCGCTCGCGGATCAGGCGCCGCAGCCCCTCCAGCTGCTGGACGCGGCACTGGAGCGGGCGCGTCTTGCCCGCGTTGAAGGCGGCTCTGGCCCGCTCCACCACCTCGCTGACTGTGCTCATGGTTCCTGAGGACAGAGAGCTCCTTGGAGCGGGGAGGAGGGCGCGCGCTCCCCGGCCGCCCACTGGGACCCGGGGTCCCCAGGGCAGCACCCACCCGCACTGATAATTTTATAGGAAGAAGATCTCCCTGGGAGCACCGGGAAATGGCCTCCTTTTGCCTTCTCAGCTCCCTAACCCTGTTGTCTTGGACTCTTCTGGCCATCAGCGTACTCTCCCTCCCTGAGCAGATGACAGACCCCCACGGTGAGGACCAGGCAGCAGTGACCTGCGGTCCTAAGGGTGTCTACAGCTGCTGATGGTGGGTTCTTGGCAGGGTGCTGGGGGCAGGCCCTTCCTGGCATCTCTCAGGCCCCATGCCCATCTCTACCTTCGTGCAGAGCTGGTGACTCTCCAGGCAATCACTCCAAGTGCTCTGCACACCCAACCAGGGCACTCTCCAGATCAGATTAAAGGACACGGGTCGTGCTTCCACACCCAcgctaattaaagaaaacctagcATCAGGATTCCCGCACCACCTTTCTGGCTGAGCCGTCATTCTCAAAAGCACTGGCGGCTTCCCAGACAGAACCAGGCTTGGTGTTTAAACCCGTGTGTGCCTGTAACACCTGTGAGACAGACCGACTCACAGAGCTTCAGATTTCCACAAAAAAGCTACCCGTACAGGAGACCATGCTGGCGAAGTGGGATGGCTCTGCTGAGAGGCATTTGGCTACGCCCAGCAAAAACctttaaaatctatttctctGTGACGTAGTAGGTCCACATTCAGGAGCTCATAGAAATGAGAGCATTCCTAAACATTCATGAACAAGAAAGTTCATCAGGTTTATACATAACAGAGAGATACtggaaacatcctaaatgtccatcagcaggaggCAATTTCAAAGACGTCTGCTGCACCCATGTGCCAGGTGATCGTGCAGTAATTAGGACAGAGATGGACAAGTGTTCCAGCACCTTTATAAGGGCGCTCTCTGTACCAGATGTGTCCCGGGCATGAGGGATAAGAAACAAAACAGGTTCCAGAACAACAGATACCCCAGGCGTGTGCGTGCCTGTTCACGTGAGAGCCCAGAGGGgcgccccccccccagccccggcGTGGTGACTGCGGggggggatgggggttgggggtggattAGAGGTAATCTTCATTTTCATCTTCTGGAGGGCTTCACTTTTTTGCAGtgaacttgcatttttaaaaaatgtttgttcaCTTTTTGAACAGGTAACACACGCTCATGGTAGAAAATGTAAAAGATACAAAAGGGACACAGAGAAAAGTAAGTgttcctcctcccttctcccccagcaATTCTTCCTGTCCTCCAAGAGGTTTCCACCCACTTTCAGACACGGTGTAACCTCTGACATCAGAAAAAACCCACAATAAGGCTATTTCCatttggcaaaaaaataaaataccatatcTACATATttgtagatatacatatatgtagatatggtatatataatacatatggtatatgtgtatatattatcatACAtggtatatataaatt belongs to Eubalaena glacialis isolate mEubGla1 chromosome 19, mEubGla1.1.hap2.+ XY, whole genome shotgun sequence and includes:
- the ALDH3A1 gene encoding aldehyde dehydrogenase, dimeric NADP-preferring; translated protein: MSTVSEVVERARAAFNAGKTRPLQCRVQQLEGLRRLIREREKDLVGALAADLRKNEWTAYYEEIVYVLEEIDYTIKKLPEWAADEPVEKTPQTQQDESYIHSEPLGVVLIIGTWNYPFSLTIQPMVGAIAAGNAVVLKPSELSENTASLLATILPQYLDKDLYPVISGGVPETTEVLKERFDHILYTGSTGVGKIVMTAAAKHLTPVTLGLGGKNPCYVDKGCDLDVACRRIAWGKFMNSGQVCVAPDYILCDPSIQNQIVEKLTKSLKEFYGEDAKKSRDYGRIINSLHFQRVMGLMEGQKVAYGGTGDAATRYIAPTILVDVDPQSPVMQEEVFGPIMPIVCVHSLEEAIQFISQREKPLALYVFSLNDKVIKKMIAETSSGGVTANDVIVHVTVPSLPYGGVGGSGMGSYHGRKSFETFSHRRSCLVRPLLNEEAFRARYPPSPAKMPRH